A window from Brevinematales bacterium encodes these proteins:
- a CDS encoding TlpA family protein disulfide reductase: MTKYFIVIVSLFLSLTLFAKENQKGGKYPHFIFKATTIDGKNIDLADHIGKKLIMVNFWATWCAPCRYEIPDLINLQEEFKDKLIIVGVSLDRYVDSVKIFSQKYKFNYPVVHDDGTLNYYYGGIASIPTTFIINYEGKIVERIIGARSFDVFKEFVVKYLKKN; this comes from the coding sequence ATGACTAAGTATTTTATCGTGATAGTTTCATTGTTTCTAAGTTTGACTTTATTCGCAAAAGAAAATCAAAAGGGTGGGAAGTATCCACATTTTATATTCAAGGCTACCACCATAGATGGGAAAAATATAGATCTTGCAGACCACATTGGTAAGAAACTTATAATGGTGAACTTTTGGGCTACTTGGTGTGCTCCATGTAGGTATGAAATACCTGACTTGATTAACTTGCAGGAGGAATTCAAAGATAAGCTTATAATAGTTGGTGTTTCTTTAGATAGATATGTTGATTCTGTTAAGATATTTTCCCAAAAATACAAGTTCAATTATCCAGTAGTGCACGATGATGGTACCCTAAACTACTATTATGGTGGAATAGCATCTATTCCAACGACTTTTATAATAAACTACGAAGGTAAAATAGTTGAGAGAATAATAGGTGCTAGGAGTTTTGATGTGTTTAAAGAATTTGTTGTCAAATATTTGAAGAAGAACTAA
- a CDS encoding glycosyltransferase family 4 protein: MKCLIIFSGNTISGAEIVLQDYLKNRKDQNIEFYAVCSSKKIKEFLIESGIKPQNVNVSILLSQLGITKSNLFVKAFLLITKIILVILAKLYIQIISKLKSIDVILGKNTYDALYFPPLKGKVRNILYIHDILKKDIISRYIRKIIQKKVDHVIAVSNEVKSSLGKKLENKVSVVYNGTKISNQIAPLKTTSTPRLIWIGSIEKRKNPLEFVQMINQITSKTPEIKGLIIYKYYQKDLLSELHREISDKPYIEIKHNLTREEVINEIKNSTAIVITSTEDPLPTVILESYSLGIPVISANRSGMREMVIHYKTGILYNSIEEIVNSWEDILRFFIQQRSEIVQNIQQLLTSKFSIEEQLTQIDKIILGSNTSISSSSNI, encoded by the coding sequence ATTACCTAAAAAATAGGAAAGATCAAAATATCGAGTTCTACGCTGTATGTTCCAGCAAAAAGATAAAAGAGTTCCTCATAGAATCAGGTATAAAACCACAAAATGTAAATGTATCCATACTCCTATCTCAGCTAGGCATAACAAAGTCTAATCTCTTTGTAAAAGCGTTTTTGTTAATAACTAAAATAATTCTAGTTATCCTTGCCAAACTATACATACAGATCATATCCAAACTAAAAAGTATAGATGTAATACTAGGTAAAAATACATACGATGCACTGTACTTTCCACCTTTAAAGGGAAAAGTTAGAAATATACTCTACATCCACGACATACTAAAGAAAGACATAATCTCAAGATACATAAGAAAAATAATACAGAAAAAAGTCGATCACGTAATTGCAGTTTCAAATGAAGTAAAAAGTTCTCTAGGCAAAAAACTAGAAAATAAAGTATCTGTAGTTTATAACGGTACAAAAATATCAAATCAGATAGCACCACTAAAAACTACCTCAACTCCAAGATTAATATGGATAGGAAGTATAGAAAAACGTAAAAACCCCTTGGAATTCGTTCAAATGATAAACCAAATAACCTCAAAAACTCCAGAAATTAAAGGATTAATTATCTACAAATACTACCAAAAAGACTTACTTTCTGAACTACATAGAGAAATCTCTGATAAACCTTACATAGAAATTAAGCATAACCTAACAAGAGAAGAAGTTATAAACGAGATAAAAAACTCAACAGCAATAGTTATAACAAGTACAGAAGATCCACTACCCACAGTAATCCTAGAAAGCTATTCCCTAGGAATACCAGTTATATCAGCCAATAGAAGCGGAATGAGAGAAATGGTTATACACTACAAAACAGGTATCCTTTACAACTCAATAGAAGAAATAGTTAATTCATGGGAAGACATTTTACGATTCTTTATTCAGCAAAGAAGTGAAATAGTTCAAAACATACAACAACTTTTAACCTCAAAGTTCTCAATTGAAGAACAATTAACACAAATTGACAAAATTATTCTAGGATCTAATACATCAATTAGTTCTTCTTCAAATATTTGA